The following proteins come from a genomic window of Neofelis nebulosa isolate mNeoNeb1 chromosome 5, mNeoNeb1.pri, whole genome shotgun sequence:
- the CPN2 gene encoding carboxypeptidase N subunit 2, with protein sequence MLPRAWLPWACLLLLARHAQPCPEGCDCFIGEVFCSDEGLAAIPPDLPPHATDVIFVETSFATVGAGAFSGSPNLTKVVFLNTQLRHLGPDAFGGLPRLQDLEITGSVFSNLSTDTFSNLTSLGKFTLNFNMLEALPDGLFHQMGALESLQLQGNRLQSLPGRLFWPLACLKTLNLAQNLLARLPEELFDPLGSLQTLRLSSNALSSLPQGVFDKLGCLQELFLDGNSISELPPTVFSGLFRLEKLWLQHNTIRHLPGSVFSSLGRLTFLNLQGNALRTLPAGLFAHTPALVSLSLSYNQLEAVGEGTFANLSSLGSLTLSHNAIACLPAGVFRDLEGLVKLYLGSNNLTALHPAVFQNLSKLELLSLSRNLLTTLPEGIFDTNYNLFNLALHGNPWQCDCHLAYLFSWLNQYSDRLFNIQTYCAGPAYLKGQVLPALKEEQLVCPVTRDRLGIQAPRMEDREPGESWDLVAEERAAGSRCTYSNPEGTVVLACDETRCRWLNIQLSPRQGSGSPGLTHNASQEWDLRSSCGSVRLTVSIEARPGGD encoded by the coding sequence ATGCTGCCCAGAGCCTGGCTACCCTGGGCCTGCCTCCTGCTCCTGGCCAGGCACGCCCAGCCCTGCCCGGAGGGGTGTGACTGTTTCATCGGGGAGGTGTTCTGCTCTGATGAGGGGCTGGCTGCCATCCCGCCAGACCTCCCACCACACGCCACAGACGTCATCTTCGTAGAGACCTCGTTCGCCACGGTGGGAGCTGGGGCCTTCAGCGGCAGCCCCAACCTGACCAAGGTGGTCTTCCTCAACACGCAGCTCCGCCACTTGGGGCCGGACGCCTTTGGGGGGCTGCCCAGGCTCCAGGACCTGGAGATCACTGGCAGCGTCTTCTCCAACCTCAGCACCGACACCTTCTCCAACCTGACCTCGCTGGGCAAGTTCACCCTCAACTTCAACATGCTGGAGGCCCTGCCCGATGGCCTCTTCCACCAAATGGGCGCCCTGGAGTCTCTCCAGCTGCAAGGCAACCGGCTCCAGAGCCTGCCCGGGAGGCTCTTCTGGCCCCTGGCCTGTCTGAAGACCCTCAACCTTGCTCAGAACCTGCTGGCCCGGCTGCCCGAGGAGCTGTTCGACCCCCTCGGCAGCCTGCAGACCCTGAGGCTCAGCAGCAACGCGCTCTCCAGCCTGCCCCAGGGCGTGTTTGACAAACTGGGCTGCCTCCAGGAGCTCTTCCTGGACGGCAACTCCATCTCCGAGCTGCCGCCCACGGTGTTTTCGGGGCTGTTCCGTCTGGAGAAGCTGTGGCTGCAGCACAACACCATCAGGCACCTGCCCGGCTCCGTCTTCTCCTCCCTGGGCCGCCTGACCTTCCTGAACTTGCAGGGGAACGCGCTGCGGACGCTGCCCGCCGGCCTCTTCGCTCACACCCCCGCCCTGGTCAGCCTGTCTCTGTCCTACAACCAGCTGGAGGCTGTCGGCGAGGGCACCTTTGCCAACCTGTCCAGCCTCGGTTCCCTCACGCTCTCGCACAACGCCATCGCCTGTCTCCCCGCCGGCGTCTTCAGAGACCTGGAGGGGCTGGTCAAGCTCTACCTGGGCAGCAACAACCTGACAGCCTTGCACCCAGCCGTCTTCCAGAACCTGTCCAAGCTTGAGCTGCTCAGTCTCTCCAGGAACCTGCTGACCACGCTCCCCGAGGGCATCTTTGACACCAACTACAACCTGTTCAACCTGGCCCTGCACGGCAACCCCTGGCAGTGCGACTGCCACCTGGCTTACCTCTTCAGCTGGCTGAACCAGTACAGCGACCGGCTCTTCAACATCCAGACCTACTGTGCGGGCCCCGCCTACCTGAAGGGCCAGGTGTTGCCCGCCCTAAAGGAGGAACAGCTGGTGTGTCCCGTCACCCGGGACCGCTTGGGCATCCAGGCCCCGAGGATGGAGGACAGGGAGCCCGGGGAAAGCTGGGATCTGGTAGCGGAGGAGAGGGCAGCTGGGAGCCGGTGCACCTACAGCAACCCCGAGGGCACCGTGGTGCTCGCTTGCGACGAGACCCGGTGTCGCTGGCTGAACATCCAGCTGTCCCCGAGGCAGGGGTCGGGCTCCCCAGGACTGACTCACAATGCCAGTCAGGAGTGGGACCTGAGGTCGAGCTGCGGCTCCGTGAGGCTCACTGTGTCTATCGAGGCTCGGCCCGGGGGAGACTAA